TCTGGCTGTTCTTACTCTGTACTTCCGGCAAACGTACTCCAGGTTTAGTAGATATGGCGTGAAAAATATGGAGGTGGTTCCCTTCTTCGGCAACATGACAAGATTGGCGTTCCAGAGGGAACATTTAGCTGAACACTTTCATAGAATATACAAAGCTTTTCCGGATGAAAGGTTTGATGAAAACatacttgttaaaatatatttagatttatctATGGAATCATGTTCATTGTATAGAAACTTTAGttcttcattaaataattaattaatgaattgtcatttttaagGTTCGTTGGAAGATATGAGTTCTCAAAGCCTACGTTATTAATACATGACCTTGAGCTGGTTAAGAAGATAACAATTAAAGATTTCGAATACTTCCTCGACCATCGCGGTTTTACAGACGAAAAAGTTGAGCCTCTGTttggaagaaatctcttttcATTAAAAGGTttgattctaattttaaaatacaattttcaaaattaaacttttttaatagtCTTATGTATAAATAGGTCAGGAGTGGAAAGATATGCGTTCAACTTTGAGCCCAGCTTTCACGAGCTCGAAGATAAAACATATGGTACCCTTCATGGTAGAAGTAGGTGAACAAATGATAAGAACGTTAAAGAAGAAGATCGAGGAATCAGACGGTATGTTGATGAAATTGTATCTAGTTCTCGGCTCATCAGATCATAAGAGTGAATGAATATAGATTCAATTTGTGTTTGCCTATACGCCTATACTGTATTATATCTCCTGTGCtatatatttctatagtttGGCAACCCTGAATAAAATTCGACCAGAAAGTTTTCAAATGTGTGACTGTGAGTGCGTGAAGATAATcttgtaaatttaatgtaacaGGTTACATCGATGTGGATTGCAAGGACTTGACATCACGCTTTGCCACTGATGTGATCGCTTCCTGTGCGTTTGGCCTAAAGGTGGACTCACAAATGGAAAAAGAAAATCGGTTCTATGTGATGGGCAAAGCCGCTTCTACTTTCAAACTGCGACAGTTGTTTCTTCTCTTCGCACTGTCCGCTTGTCCATCTCTTATTAAGGTGTGCCTCTAAGCCTTACAGATAATTTACTATTTCACTATTTGGACAAAAATTCTCTTTTTTCTTGAGAATCTTTGCCTTTGTAATATGCTACGTTGCGCCAGTATTTGCTTGCTTGGTTCAAAGAAATTTGGAAAAAATCCATACGACATAATAtgtacatgcaggtttccttacgaggTTTCCTTCAGATCCAAGAATAATACTTACTGGGCTTTTATGTACAGACATGGTCCAACCATTCTAGCCAAAGTTTATACCGTAAGAATACAATATcagcatattatattatatcagtaatattatggtaatattattgatataagtcagaaataaataaaattttaacaaaaagaaaaaccgacttcaaacaaaacactattttaaaacaaatgaatatgcacgaaaaagaaataaaaataattgcgtattcaacatattttttagagtcttcctaagttaaatgaaatgaaaaatattagactacttaaaagtcgattaacgattatatcatgtagttatagttattggtatatttggagccggtgtcagccacggtgcccttgccccaacaatcaaaagaaagaagcgatacgagccccttgattgatccagtatattattgtgtaaaaggtaatttgtaagtacatattatgtacatatttcttaaagtattctcgtattgttttttgatagatatagtatagggttggctgacaccgactccaaatataacaataactataactacatgatataatcgttaatcgacttttaagtagtctaatatttttcatttcatttaacttaggaagactctaaaaaatatgttgaatacgcaattatttttatttctttttcgtgcatattcatttgttttaaaatagtgttttgtttgaagtcggtttttctttttgttaaaattttatttattttttgattttaagtgaagctgatgttgactaactattttttttaatacgatagattaagcgttccgtttatatgagtcagaaactacttcgaggacaatttcaaaggaaacttgcgaataaagcaaaaatagactttcgaaaatgcggatttaatacgtcacgcggcgtaaactacaaggatccctcgaaagagctgtaatcgaactcagcaaaaaaactttgaaaaagaccaactatatttcgtacatcatatgacatcacatcacatacacaaaatttgattaaagatagtaagaaattctgccccatatcgcaccctaactgcgagccgcataggagttccatcactacatagtataaaacaaagtcgctttctctgtccctatatctttaaatctacgcaacggattttgatgcggttttttttaaaagatagtgtgattcaaggcgaaggtttgtgtatataatacatgaacaatatagtaaagaaacactgatcattttagaagtttgcgatgtgatgtcgtatataaacaaattctgtagtatatttagtatcagtattgcacccgtgcgaagccggggtgggtagctagttgattataatattcgactatgataattacataaacataaccacattacggaaggtgactcaaatatccaaataacctataaataaaagattcgaccgagtatcgctaacgtgctcctcagaattgttccgttcccttccgttccgttactttgtcatagatcctgtgctcagaaccttaccaaactttcaccaaattacccttgaagtatatattttataataaaaaaagaattatcaaaattggttaacgtgattttcagttattcacctatttgtcgcgcatacatgtaatgcaaatttaagacttatgtcgttttcacatggataccatcatcggaaaaaaaaataaaaaaaatgggaccccacgggaagcactacctttcaaacaaaaaaaaaattatcaaaatcggtccacccagtgaaaagttatgaggtaacaaacataaaaaaaaaaaaaaaaaaaaaaaaaaaaaacaaacgaattgataacctcctccttttggaagtcggttgataaaaaatAGATTTGCATATAAGAATAATGTAATAAGTGTCCAGATTTATGTGTAGTCTTTTTAAGTCAATGATGTCAAattgacatatatatatctAGAAACAATAACGGCACAAAGTTGATAGTGGAAATGAGAAAGTCCGAGAGTATTTTACTAGATCTTGAAtttgatttactttttaatggccggcgtattttttttagatatttaaattaacgatGTTTTCgaacaaaattaaagatttcTTTATTGACCTGGTGCTAAATACAATGAAGGACAGAGAAGCTCGTAACATTATCAGGCCTGATATGATCCATCTGCTTATGGAGGCTAAGAAAGGTAAGTATTATTTCTCTTGCGTTCAtcgttaattttgttattagaaTGTCAACGTTCATTATTGAATGTCTTTTTATGTGAGGTGTCTTgatagttaaatttaaatttaattcaactttCATACTATCAcgataaatatctttttaatatatgggtgtatattaatgaatatacttgggctaacatttttttgttaagaacAGGCAAGTAATAACttcgaatttaatattatcgaatgttttaaaaatggtaataatatattattattgactaataaaaataaccacagtacaatgtttttatagtgtaagtaaatcaaatattaattggaAAGATCAGTATGCGTATACTGATCTTATAATTGATCGTAACATAATAcctattatgattattatttaaaatattacatattatgcttgatgattatttattattcttttattaatctttttttttttaaaggtaaattgTCACACGATGAAAAGGGTAGCGATGACACTTACCAAGACACTGGATTTGCTACTGTTGAAGAATCATCTATTGGCAAGAGATCTATCGATAGaggtttgtattttattcattttaaaaggaACTTCCTTTTCTTAGTGCTTGAGCTTTGTGCATGCgtctgtctgggtaggtagcacatttgattttctaccgccaaacagtatcGTTTACTCAATAtcgttgtattccggtttgagcTATTGACTGTATCAACGTTTACCTTAAAGGCATTGGTCATGTTCGTAATGGTTAAAATTACTTACTGTACCATCAGATAGTTCATTTACCTACGGGTAAACTATCTAAAATAATACAGGTAAAAATTAGAGTAACCAGCGTTATTAGGgaggttttaaaattataagataaatGACGTATGATGATTTTCCTACATACTGCAGAGGTATATGTATAGAGTTTATACCAACATTGCCGTGACACGAAAACAcatctaatatttttaacgagTGCATTTGtagtatagataaatatgatattttggtTTCTGTATCTGGACGACTCCGTTCCTCCAAATATACTAggtttaattgatattaaaggTTGGATAACGACAATCGGGGTAATTATCGACGATAACATTTTCAATGTTCTCCTCTCGATGTAACTACTgaactaataactttttttattatttatcaccaGCGTGGTCTGACATCGATCTCGTTGCCCAAGCTGTCTTGTTCTTTGTCGGGGGTTTCGACACAATATCCACCACGATGTCTTTTGCGTTGCGAGAATTGGCCCTCAACCCTGAGATCCAAGAACGACTTGCAAAAGAGATCAGGGAACAACATGCCAAAAATGGGGGAAAATTGTACTTTAATTCCATACAGTACATGACGTATATGGACATGGTAACTTCAGGTAAGTTCAGTAGTATTTATAAGAAACTAGAagtacaatttaaaacaaaatcctaGCTAACTAAAGCCAATTCCTCATAAACTTTTGAGTTTTAAAAATGATAGTATAGTAGATATAAGTAGCTCATGATATTTTGAATTCCACAGAAGTCCTTCGTCTGTGGCCCCCTGGTCTAGCCTTGGAAAGGGTTTGTGCGAAAGATTACAACATGGGCAAACCAAACGAGACAGTTGAAAACGATTTTATTGTAAGTTCTCAAATTCACCACTACGACTAATTGTGTTCcacttaaaatcaatatttaactaTTTCAGATGCGAAAAGGAGAGCTCCTTTGGATTCCAGTATGGTGTTTCCACTACGACCCTAAATACTTTCCTAATCCTAATAAATTCGACCCGGAAAGATTCTCTAATGAGAACAAGCACAAGATCAATCCCATGGCTTACATGCCTTTCGGTCTTGGGCCGAGGAACTGTAttggtaagatttttttttaaagtattattccATAAACTAGGGTTGTTAATGTAGAGTAATGCTAAGTCAGATAAGGTTATTTCTGGacaaaaatatgcaaaatataatCTACTAACCTAAGtaatcatttattgttttttttttcattattaaataatatttaattacaataaattttaatttgtacaaggaatatatttaaattttgtgtttaaatattaaatttatttattccctTGTAATTTTTCAGGGTCAAGATTTGCTCTGTGTGAAATGAAGGCTCTGTTATATCAAATTCTACTGCACATTGAAGTATCCCCATCAGAAAAGACAGTTTTCTCTAGAAAGTTAGCTACGGATTCATTTAACATAAGACTTGCAGGCGGCTATTGGCTTAGATTTAAAATCCGCGACTGAAAATTTccaacacaatttttttttgttaacataaattaacttaaatagaAATTATACTCAAAGTTAATATAAAGAGTGATAtcataagatatatatttgcAAATTGAGTCCTTATTTTTTCACGCAGTTGATGGTTTTTGTTAGTAGTTTtgaaattgtaacaaaattagccaaaaataaagaaaagttgacatatttctaaaattcgcgtgttaatttttcatttattttatatacctatttataagtaaaattgttTCTCATATTTGAATGACTTGAAATTTAATGAGTTGGCTAGCCCACATGTAATAAACCCTCAAAATTAggtagttataatatttaaataaaattatttctgctATTTAATTCAGCTTAGGCTCAGAGCCCGTCAAAGTTTTTCACAGATTATATAATTCGTCACAAACGCGATGTCTGTTTGCAAACGCTCGCTGGATCGTGAAATGCCGAAGGCAAATTGTAAAACGCCTCGTCGTTTTGTGATAGTCCATGAAACCCAAATAACGTTTCGGATAGCGTTTACAAAATGCAGCGGCAAATTTTATGGCCTAGTTCTATTTTTCACCACCTGTGGCGCTGTTAATCAAAATTACAATCATGGCCTAAAGTTAAAGACTACTGATATTTACTTCTATGATATGATGAGAATAAATTGAAAACTTAGAATATCGTTTATAAACTCAATAAACTAAAAACTAAGTGACTATCaaggaaaaaaatacttttgacgGATTCTAAACACTGTAGATACACGAATAAGGCTTATTAAATTGCCTTGACCGGTacgaacaaaaacaaataacatattggaaatatttaaaatactttccgattaatatttttgttttactttaaatttaattataaattatagaaattattttgaaaccaaaaatcataacattatttattcgaaTAAGTTTTTACAagcatatttgtatattcattttacaagacgaaatatttttaaaccgcAACCAGTtaagaatgtagattctatggAGAAGAAGTCTTGAGAAATCAAGTATCATCATCATTAACTGATAACAATTTAATGTAGTTAGAAAACTGTTGACATGCTGTTTGAGCTTTCCGATTAGAGGGTTTGTCATATTAACAGTTTTCCAACACTAAGTACTACAAATGATAAGAAAACCTAGTAACTGTTTTGACCCGTCCCTCGAGCCTAGATCCTAGAATCTTTAACACAATCCATTTCTATACAGTTagtacatgtatgtatgtaccaaTAATATTAACTTCTAATCACTGTTGTTTATGtttaattgtgaaataaattcctaatatttacttacaaaataaattgtcataaaacgtatttattgagttaaatttttttaacccGTCCTGTACTTTCCACCTACCAAGGAACAAAACCAATAAATCACATAATAATTGTACAAGTGTGTTGACTAacatctatgtatgtatataattgatttttgtttaaacaacattattaatgtatgtttatcACAGTTGATTGTATTGTATCAGAGAATAAGCACGTGTTATTTACTCAtgatatattgttttagttaCGATACAAATTACCTAAGACAAAGTGAGACGtcgtaagtatttttaattgtgtaattCCTTTAAACAAATGTGAATTCGAACATGGATATAGGACGAAAAAGATTAACATTGTTTTGTATTGCaaaattttttatggtataggcggacgagcatctgggacacctgacggtaagtggtcaccacccacAGATAatcacgctgtaagaaatattaactattccttacatcgtcaatgtgtcaccaaccttgggaactaagatgttatgtcccttgtgcttgtagttatactggatcactcacccttcaaaccggaacacaacaatactgagtactgttgtttggcggtaaaataactgatgagtgggtggtagctacccagacgggcctgcacaaagccctaccacttgTAATACACACACAACATTTACAAGTTGTCTCTTGCAAAAAGTGCAGTCAAACGTAGTAATGCAATTTGGTGTGCAcgtttcaaataacaatatgtttttgagcagtttttttatctttatctgaaaaagaaaatatgatgACTGTATAGGGTAAACATAAACTTCGTTAAATTgagaaatatttgtaattttaataaaataaaaaaatagtaaaaccaatgtaaaaaaaagtgatcaaaagaaggaaatttaaaaggagataattatttttataatctgttacaaAATTCTTTCTAGATTTAGCAGAAAACAGGTagtaattatttgatattgttGCCTATGAAACACAATTGTTCCTACTTATGTTCGTCTTTCATGTCTTCCAATAGAAATTTTAaggacataaaattatatttcctgTTTgagttgattaatatttcactGGTTTAAGCTCAAGCGTTTTTAACTTCATCATCACGTTAGCCAGAACCACTGCTTGATTAAGGCTACCCCAAAAGATTTCCACGATGGCTAGTCCGCAATACCCGCATCCAAAAAAACCGATTGTTGGCTTTAAATATCTTGCAGGTCAGGCGACTATGAAATGTATTGTATCGACGTAATTTCCAAAATCTTCAAAAGATCTGATGAACTTGTGAACAACATATCAAttcggaaaaatattttttgtatggcAGTATAAATCTCTTTTGCattctttgttttcatttaaatttgaacacaacaatactgagtactataaGTAAATTTGAAGATACAATTTTtagtcttttaattttttataccaaacCACATCTTCTATGAAttccatgaatttttatttttcataacttACCTGTCAATTCAAGAAGGTTCATTTTCACCCAAATTAATACTTTTCTGATGATGATAATTGTTTacagctttatttaattttcagatgatctatattttaatatggagCGCCGTGTTAGTCGCTGTTCTTAATCTGTACTTTCGGCAAACGTACTCCAGGTTTAGAGATTATGGGGTGAAACATATGGAAGTGGTTCCCTTCTTTGGGAATATGGTGAGAGTGGCGTTTCGGATGGACCATTTTACTGAGAACTTTGATAAAACATACAAAGCTTTTCCTAACGAAAG
This window of the Vanessa cardui chromosome 5, ilVanCard2.1, whole genome shotgun sequence genome carries:
- the LOC124529785 gene encoding uncharacterized protein LOC124529785, which translates into the protein MIYILIWSAVLLAVLTLYFRQTYSRFSRYGVKNMEVVPFFGNMTRLAFQREHLAEHFHRIYKAFPDERFVGRYEFSKPTLLIHDLELVKKITIKDFEYFLDHRGFTDEKVEPLFGRNLFSLKGQEWKDMRSTLSPAFTSSKIKHMVPFMVEVGEQMIRTLKKKIEESDGYIDVDCKDLTSRFATDVIASCAFGLKVDSQMEKENRFYVMGKAASTFKLRQLFLLFALSACPSLIKIFKLTMFSNKIKDFFIDLVLNTMKDREARNIIRPDMIHLLMEAKKGKLSHDEKGSDDTYQDTGFATVEESSIGKRSIDRAWSDIDLVAQAVLFFVGGFDTISTTMSFALRELALNPEIQERLAKEIREQHAKNGGKLYFNSIQYMTYMDMVTSEVLRLWPPGLALERVCAKDYNMGKPNETVENDFIMRKGELLWIPVWCFHYDPKYFPNPNKFDPERFSNENKHKINPMAYMPFGLGPRNCIGSRFALCEMKALLYQILLHIEVSPSEKTVFSRKLATDSFNIRLAGGYWLRFKIRDMIYILIWSAVLVAVLNLYFRQTYSRFRDYGVKHMEVVPFFGNMVRVAFRMDHFTENFDKTYKAFPNERFVGRFEFLRPTIFIHDLELIKKVTVKDIEYFLDHRGFTDEKVEPLFGRNLFSLKGQEWKDMRSTLSPAFTSSKIKLMVPFMEEVGEQMIRTLKKKINEEEGYIEVDCKDLTSRFATDVIASCAFGLKVDSQTEKKNMFYEMGKSASTFKFRQMLLFFTLSACPFLVKIFKITLFSNETKDFFIDLVLNTMKDRDARGIIRPDMIHLLMEAKKGRLSHEEKGSDDSRHDTGFATVEESSIGKKTIDRAWSDIDLVAQAVLFFIGGFETVSTAMSFALRELALHPEVQDRLAKEIREHHAKNRGKLDFNSIQNMTYMDMVTSEVLRLWPPAVALDRICTKDYNLGKPNDKAEKDFIMRKGEVLWIPVWCIHHDPKYFPNPYKFDPERFSNENKHKINPMAYMPFGLGPRNCIGSRFALCEIKALLYKILLHIEIYPSDKTVSSGKFANDSFNIRLAGGYWFRFKIRK